A part of Rhodamnia argentea isolate NSW1041297 chromosome 8, ASM2092103v1, whole genome shotgun sequence genomic DNA contains:
- the LOC115755716 gene encoding nudix hydrolase 26, chloroplastic — protein MASLCRCSLLLNRPILHYRPSKSRGLSPASVSLHLLHKPCDLGTRIRCRDSGSPPSSALSSSSSMETPPEDYRRNVGICLVNSSKKIFAASRLDVRDAWQMPQGGIDDGEDPKHAVTRELKEETGVSSAEVLAEVPYWLTYDFPPDVREKLKIQWGSDWKGQAQKWFLMKFTGKDEEINLLGDGTEKPEFGEWSWMSPDQIIELAVDFKKPVYKEVLSVFAPHLQ, from the exons ATGGCATCACTGTGTCGATGCTCGCTTCTCCTGAATCGCCCGATCCTCCATTATCGTCCCTCCAAATCTCGCGGACTCTCCCCCGCCTCAGTCTCGCTCCACCTTCTTCACAAGCCCTGTGATCTCGGCACGCGGATTCGCTGCCGCGATTCCGGTTCGCCGCCTTCCTCCGCgttatcgtcgtcgtcgtccatgGAAACTCCTCCCGAAGATTACAGGCGGAACGTCGGCATCTGCCTTGTCAATTCCTCCAAGAAg ATTTTCGCTGCTTCGAGGCTTGACGTCCGTGACGCCTGGCAAATGCCGCAG GGTGGAATTGATGATGGTGAAGATCCGAAACATGCTGTCACGAGGGaactaaaagaagaaacagGAGTCTCATCGGCTGAAGTTCTGGCGGAG GTTCCTTACTGGTTGACGTATGACTTTCCTCCAGATGTTAGGGAAAAGCTCAAAATTCAGTGGGGATCAGACTGGAAAGGCCAAGCACAGAAGTG GTTTCTTATGAAATTTACGGGGAAAGATGAAGAAATCAATCTCTTGGGGGACGGCACCGAGAAACCCGAGTTTGGCGAGTGGTCTTGGATGTCACCTGACCAAATAATTGAACTT GCAGTGGATTTCAAGAAACCTGTCTACAAGGAAGTTTTGAGTGTATTCGCACCGCATCTTCAATGA